From the Desertibacillus haloalkaliphilus genome, one window contains:
- a CDS encoding YwmB family TATA-box binding protein: MRSKLVLLVLFFALLTSLYSFGEAKQTSSELEQIVAIMDEHEIEMSSWQLYTRGVTATVTDFDDYKQQLERLTSKAEGFDLQTDMRTQKDEHWKVTAVYEHEHTDIKEKLTVLAYPQRDEYAAYVIHEVTGSSWDNQRDDDEIDVLNRVDRLFPTESETFVTVRGAMAEPQANLADDAHALIERFQAENVEELIEETFVSVSAYHNEWEAFIDSRGNKINLQVALRQSSDVGDGGTIVTIGTPIITTEY, translated from the coding sequence ATGAGGAGTAAGCTGGTACTGTTAGTTCTTTTCTTTGCACTACTGACAAGTCTTTATTCATTTGGGGAAGCGAAGCAAACAAGTTCAGAACTAGAACAAATTGTTGCAATCATGGATGAGCATGAGATCGAAATGTCTAGTTGGCAGCTCTACACAAGAGGTGTCACCGCGACTGTAACGGATTTCGATGACTACAAACAGCAACTAGAGCGTTTGACTAGTAAAGCAGAGGGATTTGATCTGCAAACAGATATGCGAACTCAAAAAGACGAGCATTGGAAAGTAACAGCTGTGTATGAACATGAGCACACAGACATAAAGGAAAAATTAACTGTACTTGCTTATCCGCAACGAGATGAGTATGCTGCGTACGTGATTCATGAAGTCACTGGTTCCAGCTGGGATAATCAGCGTGATGATGACGAAATTGATGTCCTCAACCGCGTTGACCGCTTGTTTCCTACTGAGAGTGAAACGTTTGTTACCGTTAGGGGAGCAATGGCTGAACCGCAGGCCAACTTGGCTGATGACGCACATGCTCTCATTGAACGTTTTCAAGCTGAAAACGTTGAAGAATTAATAGAGGAAACGTTTGTCTCCGTATCTGCATATCATAATGAGTGGGAAGCCTTTATTGATTCTAGAGGAAATAAAATCAATTTACAAGTAGCTTTAAGACAAAGCTCTGACGTAGGCGATGGCGGAACAATCGTTACAATTGGAACGCCAATAATTACGACTGAATATTAA
- the murA gene encoding UDP-N-acetylglucosamine 1-carboxyvinyltransferase produces the protein MEKIIVRGGRRLQGSVKVEGAKNAVLPVIAASLLASKGTSTILDVPSLADVYTMREVLRNLNIDVSYEGNEFKVNAEKALKTEAPFEYVRKMRASFLVMGPLLARVGHARIALPGGCAIGSRPIDQHLKGFEAMGATVEIGSGFIEAKIDGRLQGARIYLDFPSVGATENIMMAAAMAEGTTVIENVAEEPEIVCLANYLNAMGAKVRGAGTGTIRIDGVDELVGATHTVIPDRIEAGTFMVAAAITKGDIFVEGALSEHLRPLIAKMEEMGVGIYEKENGIRVIGPEKLKAADIKTMPHPGFPTDMQSQMMALLLQAEGTSVITETVFENRFMHVEEFRRMNGNIKIEGRSAIISGPAKLQGAEVSATDLRAGAALILAGLVSEGVTRVVELKHIDRGYVDLEAKLQALGADIERIEEVEPAELENQDVPAPLKLNENVV, from the coding sequence TTGGAAAAAATAATTGTCCGAGGTGGCAGGCGACTACAGGGGTCGGTCAAAGTAGAAGGAGCGAAGAACGCTGTATTGCCTGTCATCGCTGCATCACTGTTAGCAAGCAAAGGTACGAGTACGATCTTAGATGTGCCGTCGTTGGCTGATGTATATACGATGAGAGAAGTTCTACGGAATTTAAATATTGATGTTTCATATGAAGGTAACGAATTTAAAGTCAATGCCGAAAAAGCATTAAAAACAGAGGCGCCATTTGAATACGTTCGAAAAATGAGAGCATCCTTCTTGGTGATGGGCCCACTACTAGCACGTGTTGGGCACGCACGAATTGCTTTACCTGGTGGATGTGCAATTGGTTCAAGACCAATTGATCAGCATTTAAAAGGGTTCGAAGCGATGGGTGCGACCGTTGAGATCGGCAGTGGATTTATTGAAGCGAAGATTGACGGACGATTACAAGGTGCACGGATTTATCTTGATTTCCCAAGCGTAGGTGCGACTGAGAATATTATGATGGCTGCGGCAATGGCAGAAGGAACAACAGTGATTGAAAACGTTGCTGAAGAGCCAGAAATCGTATGCTTAGCAAACTATCTGAATGCAATGGGGGCAAAAGTCCGCGGCGCAGGAACAGGTACGATTCGCATTGATGGTGTCGATGAGCTTGTAGGTGCCACGCATACGGTAATTCCTGACCGAATTGAAGCTGGAACATTTATGGTCGCAGCTGCAATTACAAAAGGAGATATCTTTGTTGAAGGTGCACTATCTGAGCATTTACGTCCGCTCATTGCAAAAATGGAAGAGATGGGCGTTGGGATCTATGAAAAGGAAAACGGAATTCGCGTCATTGGACCGGAAAAGTTAAAAGCGGCTGATATTAAGACGATGCCACATCCAGGTTTCCCAACCGATATGCAATCACAAATGATGGCCTTACTGCTTCAAGCAGAGGGAACGAGCGTGATTACAGAGACGGTCTTTGAAAACCGTTTTATGCATGTCGAAGAATTTCGCCGTATGAACGGCAACATTAAAATTGAAGGTCGTTCAGCGATCATTTCCGGACCAGCAAAGCTGCAAGGTGCAGAAGTATCAGCGACAGACCTACGTGCAGGCGCTGCCTTAATTTTAGCAGGACTCGTTTCTGAAGGTGTGACACGTGTTGTTGAGTTAAAACACATCGACCGTGGCTATGTGGACCTTGAAGCGAAACTCCAAGCCCTAGGTGCTGATATTGAGCGAATCGAAGAAGTTGAGCCAGCAGAGCTCGAAAACCAAGATGTACCCGCACCATTAAAACTAAATGAAAACGTCGTTTAA
- the spoIID gene encoding stage II sporulation protein D codes for MKRFLVIGIILCSIILILPTLLVLSFSNDTATEGPRAVHTTTDPQQMTPADDSGISVPVYRTQNEEVERVSLDDYVIGVVASEMPAEFEIEALKAQALAARTYIIKYMLDPGDINVPEGAIVTDTVDHQVYKNHQELQQLWGHDYDWKIARIQQAVYATQGEILTYNGEPITAAFFSTSNGYTENSEDYWPNSFPYLRSVESPWDHASPRFISETKIPVSEVEQRLSVTLPEGGVGEITERTDGGRVAKVNINGTEFNGREVREGLELDSSDFEWRREGDQVVIETKGWGHGVGMSQYGANGMAQDGRTYQEIVSHYYQGIAINEVEEYSSSLTAKAD; via the coding sequence GTGAAACGATTTTTAGTTATTGGAATTATTCTTTGTAGTATTATTCTCATTCTTCCAACATTGCTCGTGCTCTCATTTTCTAACGATACGGCAACGGAGGGACCGCGGGCCGTACATACAACGACAGACCCGCAGCAAATGACACCGGCAGATGATAGTGGCATTTCAGTCCCGGTCTACCGCACGCAGAACGAAGAGGTTGAGCGTGTTTCACTCGATGATTATGTGATCGGTGTTGTTGCCTCAGAAATGCCGGCAGAATTTGAAATCGAGGCGCTGAAAGCACAAGCGTTAGCAGCAAGAACCTACATTATTAAATATATGCTCGATCCTGGTGACATTAATGTTCCTGAAGGGGCGATTGTCACTGATACGGTCGATCATCAAGTGTATAAAAACCATCAAGAATTGCAACAGCTGTGGGGTCATGATTATGATTGGAAGATTGCCCGCATTCAACAAGCCGTCTACGCGACTCAAGGGGAAATTTTAACGTACAACGGTGAGCCGATTACCGCAGCCTTCTTCTCGACGAGTAATGGCTATACCGAAAACTCAGAGGATTATTGGCCAAACTCATTTCCGTATTTACGAAGTGTCGAAAGTCCGTGGGATCATGCTTCACCAAGGTTTATTAGTGAAACGAAGATCCCTGTATCAGAAGTTGAACAAAGACTCTCAGTGACCTTGCCTGAGGGTGGTGTTGGTGAGATTACTGAACGGACCGATGGTGGCAGGGTTGCAAAAGTTAATATTAATGGCACTGAATTTAACGGCAGAGAAGTGCGCGAAGGGCTTGAGCTTGACTCGAGTGATTTTGAGTGGCGTCGTGAAGGGGATCAAGTGGTGATTGAAACGAAGGGCTGGGGTCATGGTGTTGGCATGAGTCAGTATGGCGCCAATGGAATGGCACAAGATGGGCGCACGTACCAAGAGATCGTCAGCCATTACTACCAAGGCATTGCAATCAATGAAGTCGAGGAATACTCCTCAAGTTTAACTGCAAAAGCTGATTAA
- a CDS encoding M23 family metallopeptidase: MRKDEEKNQSSNSSNEESFNVQRFLRKRWVLPAVYLGSAALVISAVFWLQSPDEGAMPGEDFEVEEQPIGEGTEFDEEAVPVTATQEIVQMPVTDENEVEVIGQFYDYDATAEEQQAALVYYNNTYYQNKGIDLAMESGESFDVTAALSGTVVSAEKDELLGYVVQLDHDNGIVTHYQSLEEVDVEEGVYVNQGDVLGQAGRNVYNSDAGVHVHFEIRQDGVPVNPQSFFGESFETLVESKEEVAADEDIVSAEEDGLPEEGPVIDEGLFDEEPVEEAPADDEDSEEDEQEDADEEEAGEQEDLDGEEEDQDE; encoded by the coding sequence ATGAGAAAAGACGAAGAAAAAAATCAATCTTCAAACAGTTCAAATGAAGAATCGTTCAATGTGCAACGGTTTTTGCGTAAGCGTTGGGTGCTCCCAGCTGTTTACCTAGGTTCAGCTGCATTAGTGATCAGTGCAGTATTCTGGTTGCAATCGCCTGATGAAGGAGCAATGCCAGGTGAGGACTTTGAAGTCGAAGAGCAACCAATCGGTGAAGGTACAGAATTTGATGAAGAAGCTGTACCAGTCACAGCAACTCAGGAAATTGTGCAAATGCCAGTCACGGATGAAAATGAAGTTGAAGTCATTGGACAATTTTATGATTACGATGCTACTGCTGAAGAACAACAAGCCGCTCTCGTATATTACAATAATACCTATTACCAAAATAAAGGCATCGATTTAGCTATGGAGAGTGGTGAAAGCTTTGATGTAACAGCAGCATTAAGTGGTACAGTTGTTAGTGCTGAAAAAGATGAGTTGCTTGGGTATGTCGTTCAACTCGACCACGATAATGGCATTGTGACCCATTATCAAAGCCTAGAGGAAGTAGACGTTGAAGAAGGTGTCTATGTCAACCAAGGTGATGTGTTAGGACAAGCAGGCCGAAATGTTTACAATAGCGATGCTGGCGTTCACGTTCATTTTGAAATTAGACAAGATGGTGTTCCAGTGAACCCACAAAGCTTCTTCGGTGAGTCGTTTGAGACATTGGTAGAGAGCAAAGAAGAGGTAGCTGCTGATGAAGATATCGTAAGTGCTGAAGAAGATGGTCTTCCGGAAGAGGGACCGGTCATTGATGAAGGACTCTTTGATGAAGAGCCTGTAGAAGAAGCACCAGCGGACGATGAAGACAGTGAAGAAGATGAGCAAGAAGATGCTGATGAAGAAGAAGCTGGAGAGCAAGAAGACCTTGATGGTGAAGAAGAAGATCAGGACGAATAA
- a CDS encoding DUF4212 domain-containing protein yields MKKIDKSVADAYFKARTMIVVICLIIGGLVSFGVVAFAEFFSQFTFMGMPFHYYMGSQGAVVVFVILLFGNAIISDRIDKKFGIDEEHNVRVSAGSTVDH; encoded by the coding sequence ATGAAGAAAATCGATAAGTCTGTCGCTGATGCGTATTTTAAAGCGCGAACGATGATTGTAGTGATTTGTTTAATTATTGGTGGTCTCGTTTCTTTTGGAGTCGTCGCATTTGCTGAGTTTTTCTCGCAGTTTACGTTTATGGGAATGCCGTTTCATTACTATATGGGGTCGCAAGGAGCAGTCGTTGTGTTCGTTATTCTCCTGTTTGGGAATGCAATTATCAGTGATCGAATTGATAAGAAATTCGGTATCGACGAAGAGCACAATGTTCGCGTAAGCGCTGGGAGTACAGTTGATCACTAA